The Stigmatella aurantiaca DW4/3-1 genome contains the following window.
GAGCGGTGCGCACCTATGGGTGCAAGGGCGTTGCCTCGGGCCCGAACCACCTGCGCAGCACCTGCGGTGAGACTGCACGGTAGATCGTGCTGTGGAGCAAATCCGGTCTGGGCTCGTACTGCCACGTCAGCCCAGCCGGTGCGCTTGAGCGAAGCGTTTCCGCCAAGCGCGCGGCGATGGGAGCGATGTTCTCTTCGTCGGCGGACGACCAATACAACACGTTGTGCAGGTCCGGCTGGGCCTTGAGCCGCTCGCCTGCCTTGTGCTCGATCTCCCCGCCGTTCCACCACAGGCTCGGACTCAGCGCGATATAGGTATCGAACAACTCCGGCTGAAGGAAGAACGTCTCCACGATGAAGAGACCGGCCAGGGACTCTCCGATGATTCCGGTCTCGTCCGTGACGAGGTACCGGCGACGCACCTCTGGCATCAGCTCGTCACGGATGAAGCTTCGAAAGGCGGCCGAACCACCCACACGAGGGGCAATCTCTCGGTCACTGCCGATCTCGGTCGGACCGGTCATGTCGCGCCGACGCTCGGTGTTCTCGATGCCGACCACGATCAGCGGCCGCAACTCGCCGGCTCGGATCGCGGTATCGACCGTGGTGGCGATGTGCGGGAAGTCCTCCAGCAAGCCGCCATCGGGCATGTACAGCACCGGATAGCGCCCGGCCCCTGCCGCGCTGTAGCCCGGCGGCGTATAGACATTGATGCGCCGGGTCTCCTGGAGGGCCGCGGACAAGAGGGTGAAGGACTGGTGCGGTGGCACCGGCTCAGGGGTGGGGACGGGACGGACCTGCGTGCAGGTGGTGCTCGCCACGAGCAGGAACAGGCCCGCCAGCGGAATCGATGATCGCATTCCCCTACTCTACCGGCCCCACCCCTGGAGAGACCGCCGTCCTCTCAGGGGGAGAATTGGAAAAGCGCTGCCCGGATGCTGCTATCCCCGTCCTCGGGAAAGCCTTCCCCGAAGCCGTGGACGTACTGGCCCGTGAGCGAGATGCTCCGATCCGGCGCCACCGAGAGCCCGCGCGTCCAGACATATCCGCCATCGGAGATCTGATGGCTCCAGCGGTGCTCTCCACAGGAGAGGCGGTACTTGGCCACGAAGATGCCCTCGAAAGGCCCTTGGCCGTCCCCCTGGGTGGTGCGCGGCCCCCCGCCAAAGTCGAGCGTTCCTCGGAAGGTCCCCATCACCACCACATCTCCCACCGGATCGATGGCCACGCCTCGCGCGAAGGTGGAGTGCTCATTGCCCAGCCACCGCCACCAGCGGTCGCTTCCCGTCGGCTCCACCACGAGGAGAAACCCGCTGTACATCCCGGAGGAGTAGCCCTGCGCTGTACCGAGGCGAATCCATTGTGAAAAGGACCCTACCCCCGCGATGGTGCCGTCCGGTGCCACCGCGAGATCGAGAAAGCTGCGCTCGGCATAGGGGTATGAATCCGCGAGCACCCCTCGTGCCCAGGCCACCTGGCCCGAGGGAAGGAGCTTCAGCAGGAAGGGGGCAGCCGGGCTCTCGGGAAGCACCGTGGCGCCGAACGTCACCGTGCCCGAATAAGACCCTCCCACGACGAGTTCGCCAGAGGGGCCCACGGCGATGGCCTCGCCGCGCGCCGCGACCGTGACGGGAAAGCGCTTGTCCCAAACCTGTGTGCCCGTGGCGCCGAACTTGAAAACGAGCAGCGCGTGCGCCGGGGCCACGCCCGTATCCCCCACTGTGAACACCTGGCCCTCACCGTCGAACGCGACGTTCCGCGGATAACCCTCCACGGGATGGGCCCACAGCAACGAGCCCTCGGGTGAGAACTTCGCCACGAACCCCCCCGCCGCGATCAGCCCTCCTCCCAGGTCCACGCCCGCGCTGGAATGGCCCACCACCGCCACGTGGCCCGTGGTGTCCACCGCCACGTCCGTGCCATTCACCCAGCTGCCCGGCGCACCGAAGCCTTTCGACCAGACATGGCTGCCGTCCGCGCCCAGCTTCACCAGGGCCATGTCGTTATCGGAAATGTCACCCGTGCCATGGTTGGGCAGCGCGCCCCCGCCAAAGTCCACGCTGCCATCGTAGTCCGCGATCACGACGCGCTGGCCCTGGGCGCCGGTAGCCACCCCCGTGGCGGACTGATACCCGGGCCCGCCCCACGACTGGCCCCCGAGAAAGGTGCCGCTCGCCGGGCTGTCGCCCGAGGAAGGCGTGCAGCTCACCCGGGCTGTCTTCACGACGAGTTGGGGGCGAAGGGCTGCATTCGGGTGCTGCCGGGAGGCGAAGGCCGCCCCATCCGTGCTCTCGGGCATCAGTCCGAAGGAGATGGCCCTTGCGCCCAGAAAGGCGCCGGTGACGTCCAGTTCGAGCCATCGCCCCTCTGAGATGGCCCCCGCGTTGGCCACGGGACCGCTCTCGACATACGGCTCGGAGGCCGCCTGGATGAACGTCTCGTCCCAGTCCACGGAGGTGGTCCACACCGCTGGGCCGTTGGAAGAGCCCTTGAGCACGAACAGGCGCAGCTTGGCGCTCACCACATCCCCGGTCAGCACCGAGAGGTCGAAGCGCAGGTAGCTCTCCATCTGACTGGGAGCGTCATCCACGCGCAGCTCCTCGGTGTTGAAGTTGGCGTACTCCTGAGCGTTGTCCGTGTATGCATCCGCCACAGCCCCCAGGGTGCGCGTCTCGGGGGCTGTCCCCGCATCCAGCGTCACCACCAGCTCGGGCTTGCGATCCACCGCCTCGCGGGAGCGGAAATCGGCCCCATCGGTGCCGGTGGGAATGAGCGCGAGCGAGACGGTGCCGTTGCCACTGACGAGGGGCGTCACATCCAGCTCTACCCAGGCGTTGAGCGGCACCGCCCCGGCCGTCACCACCACCGCGCCCTGGCGCGAAGGCCGGGAAGCCCAGGTCACCGAGCCCTCATTCCAGGCAGGGGCCGCCGCATAGACAGCGGGCCCGTGGGACGACGGGTTGGTGCTGAACAGGCGCAGCTTCGCGCTCACCACGGGCTGGGTCAGTCCTGCCAGGGTGAAGCGCAGGTACGTCTCGCTCCGCGGAGAGCCGTCCACTTCGAGCACCTGCGCACTGCCAAAGTTCGCGGTGGGCTGGGCCTCTTGCACGTGCGCATCGGCCTGGGGGGTGAAGCGCAGCGTACTCCCCACCCCACTGCCCACGTCCTCTGGCAGGGCGCGAGCGTTCGGTGACTCGAACCCGGCACCTTCCAACGGCTCGCTTTCCGGGCCAGAAACCCCACATGCCAACGCTGTTCCCAGGAGAGCCGTGATCAGGCCCACCCTTCCCCCGTCCCACGCTCGCATGTCGGAATCCTCCATGGCTTCTCCGTGAATAAGCCCCCATGTGGGCTGATTCACGGAGGCAATGGCTGCCCAGACGTGCAGCGGGAGTGCCATGTCCCAAACGATGAAAGGTGGAAAGCCCCAGGCCCGCGCAGGGAACAAAACTGCCCAGGGAGAGCAAGGGACACGGGTGCCAAGACCCTGGCTGTCCCCAGGCTTCCCCGGGACGGACGGTTCCACCCGAGTAGGCGGCCGGGCACACCGCCCGGTGAAGGGCCTTGCCCGAAGCGAGAAGGCGC
Protein-coding sequences here:
- a CDS encoding alpha/beta hydrolase, whose amino-acid sequence is MRSSIPLAGLFLLVASTTCTQVRPVPTPEPVPPHQSFTLLSAALQETRRINVYTPPGYSAAGAGRYPVLYMPDGGLLEDFPHIATTVDTAIRAGELRPLIVVGIENTERRRDMTGPTEIGSDREIAPRVGGSAAFRSFIRDELMPEVRRRYLVTDETGIIGESLAGLFIVETFFLQPELFDTYIALSPSLWWNGGEIEHKAGERLKAQPDLHNVLYWSSADEENIAPIAARLAETLRSSAPAGLTWQYEPRPDLLHSTIYRAVSPQVLRRWFGPEATPLHP
- a CDS encoding DUF7594 domain-containing protein; this translates as MEGAGFESPNARALPEDVGSGVGSTLRFTPQADAHVQEAQPTANFGSAQVLEVDGSPRSETYLRFTLAGLTQPVVSAKLRLFSTNPSSHGPAVYAAAPAWNEGSVTWASRPSRQGAVVVTAGAVPLNAWVELDVTPLVSGNGTVSLALIPTGTDGADFRSREAVDRKPELVVTLDAGTAPETRTLGAVADAYTDNAQEYANFNTEELRVDDAPSQMESYLRFDLSVLTGDVVSAKLRLFVLKGSSNGPAVWTTSVDWDETFIQAASEPYVESGPVANAGAISEGRWLELDVTGAFLGARAISFGLMPESTDGAAFASRQHPNAALRPQLVVKTARVSCTPSSGDSPASGTFLGGQSWGGPGYQSATGVATGAQGQRVVIADYDGSVDFGGGALPNHGTGDISDNDMALVKLGADGSHVWSKGFGAPGSWVNGTDVAVDTTGHVAVVGHSSAGVDLGGGLIAAGGFVAKFSPEGSLLWAHPVEGYPRNVAFDGEGQVFTVGDTGVAPAHALLVFKFGATGTQVWDKRFPVTVAARGEAIAVGPSGELVVGGSYSGTVTFGATVLPESPAAPFLLKLLPSGQVAWARGVLADSYPYAERSFLDLAVAPDGTIAGVGSFSQWIRLGTAQGYSSGMYSGFLLVVEPTGSDRWWRWLGNEHSTFARGVAIDPVGDVVVMGTFRGTLDFGGGPRTTQGDGQGPFEGIFVAKYRLSCGEHRWSHQISDGGYVWTRGLSVAPDRSISLTGQYVHGFGEGFPEDGDSSIRAALFQFSP